In the Corynebacterium gerontici genome, one interval contains:
- a CDS encoding TlyA family RNA methyltransferase: protein MTVRRRLDAELVKRKIARSREQAVQLIREGRVFVQGIKATKPATQVESHVSIRVEGGDIDDWASRGAHKLLGALEAFESDGLSVQGKKVLDAGASTGGFTDVVLRKGAERVWAVDVGYGQLIWRLQNDSRVEVLDRTNIRHLTPAMLGAEMTLMVGDLSFISLKLVLPAILECMAEGADLLPMVKPQFEVGKERLGSGGVVRSPDIRAEVVVEVARFAQSLGASLRGVIASPLPGPSGNVEYFLWLRKDGGSHTLSEDVLLEQVRRAVKEGPA, encoded by the coding sequence ATGACCGTAAGGCGCAGGCTCGATGCTGAATTGGTAAAGCGAAAGATCGCTCGCTCTAGGGAACAAGCAGTGCAGTTGATCCGTGAGGGGCGAGTGTTCGTTCAAGGCATCAAGGCCACCAAACCCGCGACACAAGTCGAAAGTCATGTTTCCATTCGGGTGGAAGGCGGCGATATTGACGATTGGGCCTCGCGGGGTGCTCATAAACTTCTGGGTGCCTTGGAAGCTTTCGAGTCCGACGGCCTGAGTGTGCAGGGTAAAAAAGTACTCGACGCTGGTGCATCAACCGGTGGCTTCACCGATGTTGTGCTCAGAAAAGGTGCCGAGCGAGTCTGGGCCGTGGACGTGGGCTATGGTCAGCTCATTTGGCGCCTGCAAAACGATTCACGCGTCGAGGTACTGGATCGCACGAATATTCGGCATCTGACTCCAGCAATGCTTGGCGCCGAGATGACGCTGATGGTCGGGGATCTTTCTTTTATTTCCCTCAAACTCGTGCTGCCAGCAATACTCGAATGCATGGCGGAAGGCGCAGACCTGCTCCCCATGGTCAAACCGCAGTTCGAAGTAGGTAAAGAACGCCTTGGATCCGGCGGCGTGGTGAGAAGTCCCGACATCCGTGCAGAAGTGGTGGTGGAGGTCGCCCGCTTTGCGCAATCCCTAGGTGCAAGTTTGCGTGGAGTTATCGCTTCACCTCTTCCCGGTCCTTCAGGAAACGTGGAATACTTTTTATGGTTGCGCAAGGACGGCGGCAGCCACACCCTGTCCGAAGATGTACTGCTGGAACAGGTACGTCGCGCAGTAAAGGAAGGCCCGGCCTAG
- a CDS encoding Trm112 family protein: MSIDPELLAILVCPQDHGSLEYIEREQVLVNPRMNIAYRIQDGIPVMLADEAIAWPEERAL; this comes from the coding sequence ATGAGTATTGACCCCGAGTTGTTAGCCATCCTTGTTTGCCCCCAAGACCATGGCTCACTGGAGTATATCGAGCGCGAACAAGTGTTGGTGAATCCGCGCATGAACATCGCGTATCGAATCCAAGATGGCATTCCGGTCATGCTTGCCGACGAAGCCATAGCTTGGCCTGAAGAACGAGCACTGTAG
- a CDS encoding argininosuccinate synthase: MGNRVVLAYSGGLDTSVAIPYLAKMTGGEVVAVSLDLGQGGEDMESVRQRALDCGAVESIVIDAKDEFAEEYCLPTIKANGMYMKQYPLVSAISRPLIVKHLVQAAQEHGGTHISHGCTGKGNDQVRFEVGFRNLDPDLEIIAPARDYAWTRDKAIAFAEEINLPIEQSKKSPFSIDQNVWGRAVETGFLEDLWNPPTKDLYAYTEDPALGNAPDELTITFKSGVPVAIDGRSVSVLEAIEELNRRAGAQGVGRLDMVEDRLVGIKSREVYEAPGAVTLIAAHEALEDVTVERELARYKRLVDARWSEEVYDGLWYAPLKRSLDAFIESTQEHVSGDIRMVLHAGKITVNGRKSDSSLYDFNLATYDTGDTFDQTLAKGFVELHGLSSKIANKRDREAK; the protein is encoded by the coding sequence ATGGGTAATCGCGTAGTTCTTGCATATTCTGGCGGTCTGGACACCTCGGTAGCCATTCCTTACTTGGCCAAGATGACCGGCGGAGAAGTAGTTGCGGTGTCATTGGACCTCGGTCAAGGCGGCGAAGATATGGAGTCGGTGCGCCAGCGCGCTCTCGACTGCGGTGCAGTTGAGTCCATTGTGATCGACGCCAAGGATGAGTTCGCCGAGGAATACTGCCTGCCCACAATCAAGGCCAACGGCATGTACATGAAGCAGTACCCACTGGTATCCGCTATTTCTCGTCCCTTGATTGTCAAGCACCTTGTGCAGGCGGCTCAGGAGCACGGTGGCACGCATATTTCCCACGGCTGCACGGGCAAGGGAAATGACCAAGTTCGCTTCGAGGTTGGTTTCCGTAACCTTGATCCCGATCTGGAAATTATTGCTCCCGCCCGTGACTACGCATGGACTCGCGACAAAGCGATCGCCTTCGCCGAGGAAATCAACCTGCCGATTGAACAGTCGAAGAAGTCACCTTTCTCCATCGACCAAAATGTGTGGGGCCGCGCCGTTGAAACGGGCTTCCTTGAGGACCTGTGGAACCCGCCCACGAAGGATCTCTACGCCTACACCGAGGATCCAGCACTCGGCAATGCTCCAGATGAACTCACTATTACCTTCAAATCGGGCGTGCCGGTGGCCATCGATGGACGCAGCGTCAGTGTGCTCGAGGCCATTGAAGAGCTCAATCGTCGCGCAGGTGCCCAGGGCGTAGGCCGACTCGACATGGTTGAGGATCGCCTGGTGGGCATCAAGTCCCGCGAAGTGTACGAGGCCCCTGGCGCTGTGACCCTAATTGCTGCACACGAGGCCCTGGAAGACGTCACCGTTGAACGCGAATTGGCTCGCTACAAGCGCCTAGTGGATGCCCGCTGGTCCGAGGAAGTTTACGACGGCCTCTGGTATGCACCGCTGAAGCGCTCCCTCGATGCATTCATCGAATCCACCCAAGAGCATGTCTCGGGTGATATCCGCATGGTGCTGCACGCAGGCAAGATCACCGTGAATGGCCGCAAGTCCGATTCCTCACTCTACGACTTCAACCTCGCCACATACGACACCGGCGATACCTTTGACCAGACGCTAGCGAAGGGCTTTGTTGAGTTGCACGGCCTTTCTTCCAAGATCGCTAACAAGCGCGACCGCGAGGCGAAGTAA
- a CDS encoding arginine repressor yields the protein MPRSNITRTVRQTMIVDILQKHKVHSQMQLSELLEAEGVSITQGTLSRDLDELGAKKYRPEFGRGYYVIGNDEVSLAKTSGAREKLRKMLDELLVSIDHSGNIAVLRTPPGAAAFLASFIDRVGMQEVVGTIAGDDTVFVVSRDSITGQELIALMTHRDYDQLTSELQFKE from the coding sequence ATGCCTCGAAGCAACATCACGCGCACGGTTCGGCAAACCATGATTGTGGATATTCTGCAAAAGCATAAAGTTCACAGCCAGATGCAATTGTCCGAGCTTTTGGAAGCAGAGGGTGTATCGATCACTCAGGGCACGTTGTCAAGAGACCTCGATGAGCTCGGCGCGAAGAAATACCGCCCCGAATTTGGGCGCGGGTATTACGTCATTGGCAACGACGAAGTGTCCCTGGCAAAAACCTCGGGTGCTCGCGAGAAGCTGCGGAAGATGCTCGATGAACTGCTGGTTTCCATCGATCACTCGGGCAACATCGCAGTGCTTCGCACCCCGCCAGGTGCCGCCGCCTTCCTCGCATCCTTCATCGACAGGGTTGGTATGCAGGAAGTGGTTGGTACGATCGCCGGTGACGACACCGTGTTTGTTGTTTCCAGGGACTCAATCACAGGCCAAGAGCTCATTGCCTTAATGACGCACCGTGACTATGACCAGCTCACGAGCGAGCTTCAGTTTAAGGAATAA
- a CDS encoding HAD-IIA family hydrolase — protein sequence MSLHTSFDAFLLDLDGTVWEGGQALPGAVESLNAAHAQLVYITNNASRGPAVVARMLSDIGLPTARNQVLTSAEAAIEIVAGSVEKQAKVLVLGSESFKELAREAGLKVVDSADDDPEAVLHGHNPATGWAELSEATLAIRNGASYFASNLDTTLPTERGLCVGNGSMVAAVVSATGVHPESAGKPEPAMFHSAVRRFNATAPLAIGDRLNTDIAGAVAAQIPVLHVLTGVSRHWALLRAHADERPTYIAEDLRGLNEKPTSLIPAAQSGFEAVRDGDDIVLRGGKPDTSGVDALRTVLSVAWELDSSFEGSVRPEGDVAAAAMDTWV from the coding sequence ATGAGCTTGCACACCTCCTTCGACGCCTTCCTCCTGGATCTCGACGGTACAGTTTGGGAAGGTGGTCAGGCGCTCCCAGGCGCTGTCGAGAGCCTCAACGCAGCGCATGCACAGTTGGTGTACATCACTAACAATGCTTCTCGTGGCCCCGCTGTGGTGGCACGGATGCTCAGTGACATCGGCCTGCCTACCGCTCGGAATCAAGTACTGACCTCAGCCGAGGCCGCTATTGAGATAGTTGCGGGGAGCGTCGAAAAGCAAGCAAAAGTGCTAGTACTCGGCAGCGAATCCTTCAAAGAACTGGCTCGGGAGGCTGGGTTGAAGGTGGTTGATTCGGCCGATGACGATCCCGAGGCAGTGTTGCATGGACATAATCCGGCTACTGGTTGGGCGGAGCTGTCAGAGGCCACGCTCGCAATCAGAAATGGTGCGTCGTACTTTGCTTCGAACCTTGATACCACTCTGCCCACAGAGCGCGGTCTTTGCGTTGGGAACGGATCGATGGTCGCTGCTGTTGTGAGTGCTACCGGTGTCCATCCGGAATCTGCGGGAAAACCGGAACCAGCAATGTTTCACAGCGCTGTGAGAAGGTTTAACGCAACAGCACCATTGGCCATCGGCGATAGACTCAATACTGATATTGCTGGAGCTGTCGCTGCGCAAATTCCCGTGCTGCATGTGCTCACAGGGGTATCTCGTCACTGGGCTTTACTGCGGGCTCACGCGGATGAACGTCCAACGTACATCGCTGAGGATCTACGTGGACTCAATGAGAAACCGACCAGCCTGATCCCCGCAGCACAATCCGGATTTGAGGCAGTGCGTGACGGCGACGACATTGTACTTCGGGGAGGCAAACCCGACACCAGTGGTGTGGATGCACTTCGAACTGTGTTGTCGGTTGCCTGGGAGCTGGACTCTTCCTTTGAAGGATCGGTACGCCCAGAAGGCGACGTGGCGGCCGCGGCAATGGACACGTGGGTATAG
- a CDS encoding NAD kinase: MSHDSQYCSQQPREVLLVLHTGRPSNVSTAGLAAELLTDAGIGVRVLAKAEDEIVNQHPVLAQCKRVSKLGGATDGVALVMALGGDGTFLRAADLAHDADLPVLGINLGHVGFLAEWEQDALDEAVRRVTDGDYRIEDRMTIDVVVRDPDGVELGRSWALNEVSVENKVRQGVLDATLEIDARPVSSFGCDGIIVSTPTGSTAYAFSAGGPVLWPALDAILVVPNNAHALFTKPLVVSPHSRVAIESQADAFPAVAVMDGFRRIEMPAGSRVEVEKGSLPVRWVRLDNLPFTDRLVTKLRLPVQGWRGPK; encoded by the coding sequence ATGTCACACGATTCTCAATACTGCAGTCAGCAGCCCCGCGAAGTGCTGCTGGTGCTGCACACAGGTCGGCCCTCAAATGTTTCTACTGCTGGACTCGCGGCAGAGCTTTTGACTGATGCAGGCATAGGTGTCCGAGTGCTGGCGAAGGCGGAAGACGAGATAGTGAATCAGCACCCAGTTCTCGCGCAGTGCAAACGGGTGAGCAAGCTAGGTGGCGCTACCGACGGTGTCGCACTCGTGATGGCGCTTGGCGGTGACGGTACGTTCCTGCGGGCAGCCGATCTCGCTCACGACGCCGACCTCCCAGTCCTGGGAATCAACTTGGGCCACGTAGGCTTTTTGGCGGAATGGGAGCAAGACGCACTTGATGAGGCGGTGCGCCGAGTGACCGACGGTGACTATCGCATCGAAGACCGCATGACTATCGACGTGGTGGTACGCGACCCAGATGGTGTAGAGCTGGGCAGGAGCTGGGCTCTCAATGAGGTCAGCGTTGAAAATAAGGTGCGGCAAGGCGTGTTGGACGCTACGTTGGAAATTGACGCTCGTCCGGTGAGCTCATTTGGATGCGATGGCATTATCGTCTCTACCCCTACAGGCTCGACTGCCTACGCCTTTTCCGCTGGTGGTCCGGTGTTGTGGCCCGCATTAGACGCCATCTTGGTGGTCCCGAATAATGCGCACGCCTTATTTACCAAGCCCCTCGTGGTGAGTCCACATTCCAGGGTGGCCATCGAGTCCCAAGCAGACGCCTTCCCGGCAGTTGCGGTGATGGACGGTTTCCGGCGGATTGAAATGCCAGCGGGAAGTCGAGTGGAAGTGGAAAAGGGCAGCCTGCCTGTGCGCTGGGTGCGCCTAGACAACCTGCCGTTTACCGATCGCCTCGTGACGAAACTCCGCCTCCCGGTTCAAGGTTGGCGCGGTCCGAAATAA
- a CDS encoding tetratricopeptide repeat protein: protein MLRHALLLYYQRFNSLRNPMGNQDYSKRSDRPRRSDRPAEHRGGRRHERGDHKDRSSRPKDKRHHAQRGGQDRDRKFSRPQRSGFREERINNRQNDPDLPGDIDVRDLDPMVLQDLKVLSKDNAHTVAQHLIMAATLMQDDPQLALRHARAAKDRAGRVAVVRETAGIAAYHAGEWKEAVSELRAARRMSAGPGLVAVMADAERGLGRPQKAIEIANEVNPDQLDSDTRVELAIVSAGARMDLGQKESALVTLQRVNPDRRASGLTAARLSYAYADVLLANGDATAAKEWFQVAVEQDIDEHTDARARVEELNADNEA, encoded by the coding sequence ATCCTACGCCACGCTCTTTTGCTGTATTATCAACGATTTAACTCCTTGAGGAATCCAATGGGCAACCAAGATTATTCCAAGCGCAGCGATCGTCCGCGCCGATCCGATAGACCTGCAGAACACCGTGGTGGGCGACGCCATGAACGGGGTGACCACAAGGATCGTTCGTCCCGGCCCAAAGACAAGCGCCATCACGCTCAAAGAGGTGGTCAAGATCGAGATCGGAAATTCTCCAGACCTCAGCGATCGGGATTCCGTGAGGAGCGAATCAATAATCGTCAGAATGATCCTGACCTGCCCGGCGATATCGATGTGCGGGATTTGGATCCGATGGTGCTTCAGGATCTCAAAGTGTTGTCAAAGGACAATGCTCACACGGTGGCCCAGCACCTCATCATGGCAGCTACCCTGATGCAGGACGATCCCCAATTAGCACTCCGCCACGCGCGTGCAGCAAAGGACCGAGCGGGTCGAGTAGCTGTGGTTCGTGAAACGGCAGGTATTGCCGCTTACCACGCTGGTGAGTGGAAAGAGGCTGTGTCGGAGTTGCGGGCCGCACGTCGTATGAGTGCTGGCCCAGGGTTGGTGGCAGTGATGGCCGACGCTGAGCGTGGATTGGGGCGCCCGCAGAAGGCTATCGAGATTGCAAACGAGGTGAACCCGGATCAGCTCGATTCCGATACTCGAGTTGAGCTCGCCATCGTCAGTGCAGGGGCTCGGATGGATCTTGGGCAAAAGGAATCGGCCTTGGTGACCCTCCAGCGCGTAAATCCTGACCGGCGGGCCTCCGGGCTAACGGCAGCACGCCTCTCCTACGCCTATGCTGATGTTCTTCTCGCCAATGGTGACGCGACTGCAGCCAAGGAATGGTTTCAAGTGGCAGTAGAGCAAGATATCGATGAGCATACGGACGCCCGCGCTCGGGTTGAAGAACTCAACGCAGACAATGAGGCATAA
- the argF gene encoding ornithine carbamoyltransferase → MQITQVRHFLADDDLDHQELLEVLRLAMELKQDRYSRETFAGPQSVAVLFDKTSTRTRFSFSAGIAELGGHPIVTETGKSQMGKGETFQDTGAVLSRFVSAIVWRTFAQANLEAMAETATVPIVNALSDDFHPCQILADLQTIVEHCTPDSRPEQLCGLKAVYLGDGDNNMANSYMLGFANAGVDITIIAPEKFQPKQQFVDRARVVAEQTGATVAVSADVADVEGADVVITDTWVSMGMENDGVDRRTPFLPYQVNAAVMAKAKPEAIFLHCLPAYRGSEVSADVIDGPRSRVFDEAENRLHAQKALLVWLMEHQPAEEK, encoded by the coding sequence ATGCAAATCACTCAAGTGCGTCACTTTTTGGCGGATGACGATCTCGACCACCAGGAACTCCTCGAAGTGTTGCGGCTGGCGATGGAGCTCAAACAGGATCGATATTCCCGAGAAACGTTCGCAGGGCCGCAGTCGGTAGCGGTGTTGTTTGACAAAACCTCCACTCGCACCCGTTTTTCATTTAGTGCCGGAATCGCTGAACTTGGAGGACACCCCATCGTCACAGAGACCGGAAAGTCGCAGATGGGGAAGGGGGAGACGTTCCAAGATACCGGCGCTGTGCTCTCGCGATTTGTATCGGCCATCGTGTGGCGCACCTTCGCGCAAGCCAACCTGGAGGCAATGGCAGAAACTGCCACCGTGCCAATAGTGAACGCACTGAGCGATGATTTCCACCCCTGCCAAATCCTCGCCGACCTACAAACGATCGTGGAACACTGCACGCCGGACTCTCGTCCTGAACAGCTCTGCGGACTCAAAGCTGTGTATCTCGGCGATGGCGATAACAACATGGCAAACTCCTACATGCTTGGATTCGCCAATGCGGGGGTGGACATCACTATTATCGCCCCGGAGAAATTCCAGCCGAAGCAGCAATTCGTGGATCGTGCCCGAGTCGTTGCGGAGCAGACAGGGGCCACCGTCGCGGTGAGCGCGGACGTTGCAGACGTTGAGGGCGCCGACGTGGTGATCACTGATACGTGGGTATCGATGGGCATGGAAAACGACGGAGTTGACAGGCGAACCCCGTTCTTGCCCTACCAGGTCAATGCTGCGGTGATGGCGAAGGCGAAACCCGAGGCGATTTTTTTGCACTGCTTACCTGCATACCGCGGCAGCGAAGTATCGGCAGACGTAATTGATGGGCCACGATCACGAGTCTTCGATGAGGCAGAAAACCGTCTGCATGCCCAGAAGGCGTTGTTGGTTTGGTTGATGGAGCACCAGCCTGCGGAGGAGAAATAA
- the argH gene encoding argininosuccinate lyase, which translates to MAHGTNEGALWGGRFSGGPSEAMFALSVSTHFDWVLAPYDVLASKAHAKVLHKAGLLSDEDLRTMLDGLEQLGKDVAEGSFGPLPSDEDVHGAMERGLIDRVGAEVGGRLRAGRSRNDQVATLFRMWLRDAVRDVALDTLDLVDAIIDQAAAHPDAIMPGKTHSQAAQPVLLAHQLLAHAQPLLRDVDRLQDLDKRLAVSPYGSGALAGSSLKLDPEAIAEELGFDEAADNSIDATSSRDFASEAAFVFAQIAVDMSRLAEEIVYWCTPEFGYVTLDDAWSTGSSIMPQKKNPDVAELTRGKTGRLIGNLAGLMATLKAQPLAYNRDLQEDKEPIVDSVAQLRLLQPAMTGLVSTLTFNEARMAELAPAGFTLATDLAEWLVREGVPFRVAHEASGACVQLAESQGKGLDQLTDEELSSVHPALKPGVRDVLTVSGAVASRATRGGTAGVRVSEQRGRAQAKSKEQRAWAERGFLPRS; encoded by the coding sequence ATGGCTCACGGCACAAATGAAGGCGCGTTGTGGGGAGGGCGCTTTAGCGGTGGCCCCAGTGAAGCGATGTTTGCACTGAGCGTTTCAACCCACTTTGACTGGGTACTCGCCCCTTACGACGTGTTGGCGTCGAAGGCCCACGCGAAAGTCTTACACAAGGCGGGCTTGCTTTCCGACGAAGACCTCCGCACCATGCTCGATGGCCTGGAGCAACTGGGTAAAGATGTGGCCGAGGGCAGCTTCGGCCCGTTGCCCAGCGACGAAGACGTACACGGCGCCATGGAACGAGGCCTCATCGACCGTGTTGGGGCAGAGGTAGGCGGACGCTTGCGCGCCGGACGTTCCCGCAACGATCAAGTGGCAACCCTGTTTCGTATGTGGTTACGAGACGCCGTCCGTGATGTCGCTCTGGACACCTTAGATCTGGTTGACGCCATCATCGACCAAGCCGCGGCACATCCAGACGCAATCATGCCGGGCAAGACGCACTCGCAGGCGGCGCAGCCAGTCCTGTTGGCGCATCAACTGCTCGCGCACGCTCAACCTTTGTTGCGCGACGTCGATAGGCTTCAAGATCTGGACAAGCGCCTGGCTGTATCACCCTATGGATCAGGAGCATTGGCTGGTTCTTCGCTGAAGCTGGATCCTGAGGCGATCGCCGAGGAACTGGGCTTTGATGAGGCTGCAGATAATTCCATTGACGCCACGAGTTCTCGTGACTTCGCCTCTGAAGCTGCGTTTGTGTTTGCGCAGATCGCCGTCGATATGTCGCGCCTGGCCGAGGAAATCGTGTACTGGTGCACGCCCGAATTTGGTTATGTCACCCTGGACGATGCATGGTCGACGGGCAGCTCGATCATGCCCCAGAAGAAGAATCCGGATGTAGCGGAGCTAACTCGCGGCAAGACTGGACGCCTGATCGGCAATCTGGCTGGACTCATGGCAACGCTCAAAGCCCAACCGCTGGCCTACAACCGCGACTTGCAGGAGGATAAGGAGCCGATCGTAGATTCGGTTGCTCAGCTTCGACTGCTGCAGCCCGCGATGACCGGCTTGGTGTCCACGTTGACCTTCAATGAAGCGCGTATGGCGGAGCTTGCTCCAGCCGGATTTACGCTGGCTACTGATCTTGCAGAGTGGCTGGTACGCGAAGGCGTGCCATTCCGAGTGGCACACGAAGCCTCGGGAGCGTGTGTCCAGCTTGCAGAATCTCAAGGCAAGGGGCTTGACCAACTCACGGACGAAGAGCTCAGCTCAGTCCACCCTGCATTGAAGCCCGGGGTGCGCGACGTATTGACGGTTTCTGGAGCAGTAGCCTCTCGAGCCACCCGTGGTGGAACCGCCGGCGTTCGTGTGAGCGAACAGCGCGGGCGTGCCCAAGCCAAGAGTAAAGAACAACGTGCATGGGCCGAACGTGGCTTCTTGCCACGATCATGA
- the tyrS gene encoding tyrosine--tRNA ligase, which produces MNIIEELQWRGLINNSTDVEALREHTQNPISLYCGFDPTGSSLHAGHLVPLIMLKRFQLAGHTPIALAGGATGMIGDPRDVGERSMLSEQQVAENMESIKAQIARFIDFGEGKAEMVNNADWIGEMNVIEFLRDVGKNFSLNTMLDRDTVKRRLESDGISYTEFSYMLLQANDYVRLRRSKNVTLQIGGGDQWGNIVSGVDLNRRVDGERVHGLTVPLVTDADGQKFGKSTGGGKLWLDPELTSPYSWYQYFINAGDSVVIDYLRWFTFLNQEEIAEYEQAVQERPHLREAQKRLAQEMTNIVHGTEATEAVELAAQALFGRASLDELDEATLASALQETEVAEYPAGSTPSIVDLLVDSGLAQSKGDARRTIKEGGAYVNNERIESEDFVLQPTHLLSGGWAVLRKGKKNFAGARVIAS; this is translated from the coding sequence ATGAACATCATCGAAGAGCTGCAGTGGCGTGGCCTTATCAACAACTCCACTGATGTTGAGGCGCTGCGTGAGCACACGCAAAACCCCATCTCCTTGTACTGCGGGTTTGACCCCACTGGTTCCTCTCTGCACGCAGGACACCTGGTTCCTCTAATCATGCTGAAGCGCTTCCAGCTTGCAGGCCACACGCCAATTGCTTTGGCCGGCGGCGCAACTGGCATGATCGGCGATCCTCGCGACGTGGGGGAACGCAGCATGTTGAGCGAGCAGCAGGTCGCGGAGAACATGGAGAGCATTAAGGCGCAGATTGCTCGCTTTATCGACTTCGGTGAGGGCAAAGCTGAGATGGTCAACAACGCGGACTGGATCGGTGAAATGAACGTGATCGAGTTTCTGCGTGACGTTGGCAAGAACTTTTCGCTCAATACGATGCTTGATCGCGATACGGTGAAGCGTCGTTTAGAAAGCGACGGCATTTCCTACACTGAGTTCTCCTACATGCTGCTGCAGGCAAACGACTACGTCCGGCTGCGTCGCTCCAAGAACGTCACTCTTCAAATTGGTGGCGGCGACCAGTGGGGCAACATTGTTTCCGGTGTCGACCTCAACCGACGTGTTGATGGCGAGCGAGTGCATGGCTTGACCGTTCCTTTGGTCACCGACGCCGACGGACAAAAGTTCGGTAAGTCCACGGGCGGCGGAAAGCTTTGGCTGGATCCCGAATTGACGAGCCCTTATTCCTGGTACCAGTACTTCATTAATGCTGGCGACAGCGTGGTCATCGATTATCTGCGCTGGTTTACGTTCTTGAACCAGGAAGAGATTGCTGAATACGAGCAAGCTGTACAAGAGCGCCCCCATCTGCGTGAGGCTCAAAAGCGTTTGGCTCAGGAAATGACCAACATCGTTCACGGTACTGAAGCCACCGAGGCCGTCGAATTGGCAGCTCAGGCGCTTTTCGGTCGCGCGTCACTTGATGAGCTTGATGAAGCTACCCTCGCATCCGCGCTGCAAGAAACTGAAGTAGCTGAATATCCTGCAGGAAGCACTCCGAGCATCGTTGATCTCTTGGTTGACTCCGGACTAGCGCAGTCTAAAGGCGATGCTCGACGCACCATCAAGGAGGGCGGCGCGTACGTGAACAACGAGCGCATCGAAAGCGAAGACTTCGTTCTTCAGCCAACGCATCTGCTGAGCGGTGGTTGGGCTGTGCTGCGGAAGGGTAAAAAGAACTTTGCAGGAGCCCGCGTCATCGCTTCCTAG